GGTGCAGGAAAAGCTATTGCGCGTTATTGAGTATGGCGAGCTGGAGCGCGTGGGCGGCAGTCAGCCGCTCCAGGTGAATGTTCGCCTGGTGTGCGCTACCAACGCCAACCTGCCGGAGATGGTTGAGCAGGAGCGGTTTCGCGCCGATCTGCTGGATCGGCTGGCGTTTGACGTGGTCAACCTGCCCCCGCTGCGCGAGCGGCGTAGCGATATCATGCTGCTGGCGGAGCAGTTTGCCATTCAGATGTGCCGCGAGCTGGGTCTGCCGCTGTTCCCTGGCTTCAGCCAGCACGCCCGCGAAACGCTGCTCGACTACCGCTGGCCGGGTAATATCCGCGAGCTGAAAAACGTGGTTGAACGCTCCGTCTATCGGCACGGCAGCAGCGACACCGAGCTGGATGAGATTGTGATCGATCCCTTTAATCGCCCCATACAGTCGCCCGTTGAACGACCCCGGGCCGCGGCTTCGCCCTCCCTGCCGTTGGATTTGCGTCAGTTCCAGCAGGAGCAGGAAAAGCAACTGCTGGAGCAGAGTCTGCGGGAGGCGAAATTTAATCAGAAACGCGCGGCTGAACTGCTGGGGCTGACCTACCATCAATTAAGGGCATTGCTCAAAAAGCATCAACTGCGCTGACAATATCAGCACTTATCCGCAGACATTTTTACGAAGCAGGTGTAAGTGCGATACACTTTGCAGATCGTCACTAAAAACCTTAAAAATTATGCGTCTGGTTTTCTCGTCCCTGATTGCGCTCGGTCTGTTAAGCAGCCAGGCTTTTGCTGCGCCCACGCCTGCAGATCGCGCCGATATTCGCGACAGCGGCTTTGTCTACTGCGTCAGTGGGCAGGTCAACACCTTCAACCCGCAAAAAGCGAGCAGCGGCCTGATCGTCGACACCCTCGCCGCGCAGCTGTATGACCGCCTGCTGGATGTCGACCCTTATACCTACCGCCTGGTACCGGAGCTGGCCGAGAGCTGGGAGGTGTTAGACAACGGTGCCACCTACCGCTTCCGTCTGCGCGACGATGTGAACTTCCAGACCACCCCGTGGTTTAAACCCACCCGCAAACTGAATGCGGACGATGTGGTCTTCACCTTCCAGCGTATTTTCAACCGCGACCATGCGTGGCACTACGTGAACGGCGGCAGTTTCCCCTACTTCGACAGCCTGCAGTTTGCGGATACGGTGAAAAACGTGCGCAAGCTGGATAACCGCACGGTGGAGTTCACCCTCGCCCGTCCGGATGCTTCCTTCCTGTGGCATCTGGCGACGCATTATGCCTCGGTGATGTCCTCGGAATATGCCACCCAGCTGACCCTGCAGGATAAACAGGAGCTGATGGATCGCCAGCCGGTGGGCACCGGGCCGTTCCAGATCGCCGAGTATCGCGCCGGGCAGTATGTGCGTCTGCAACGCCATGAGAAATTCTGGCGCGGCAAACCGCTGATGCCCCAGGTAGTGGTGGATTTAGGCTCTGGCGGGACAGGCCGATTGTCGAAGCTGCTCACCGGCGAGTGCGATGTGCTGGCCTGGCCCGCCGCCAGCCAGCTGACCATCCTGCGCGACGATCCGCGTCTGCGCCTGACGCTGCGCCCGGGAATGAACATCGCCTACCTGGCGTTTAACACTAATAAACCGCCGCTGAACAATCCGGCGGTGCGTCACGCCCTGGCGCTGGCGATCAATAACCAGCGTCTGATGCAGTCCATTTACTACGGTACCGCAGAAACCGCCGCCTCAATCCTGCCCCGCGCCTCGTGGGCTTACGATAGCGAGGCTAAAATTACTGAATACAACCCGGATAAATCACGCGAGCAGCTCAAGGCGCTGGGGGCGGAGAACCTCACCCTGCAACTGTGGGTGCCCACCAGCTCCCAGGCCTGGAACCCGAGTCCGCTGAAGACCGCCGAACTGCTGCAGGCCGACCTCGCCCAGGTGGGGGTCAAGGTGGTGATTATCCCGGTGGAAGGCCGTTTTCAGGAGGCGCGCCTGATGGACATGAACCATGATTTAACCCTTGCCGGCTGGGCAACCGACAGTAACGACCCGGACAGTTTCTTCCGGCCGCTGCTGAGCTGCGCGGCCATCGATTCGCAGACCAACTATGCCCACTGGTGTCATCGCGAGTTTGATGACATCCTGCGCAAAGCGCTGTCTACCCAGCAGCTGGCGGCGCGCATCGATGCCTATGACGAAGCGCAAGTGATTCTGGCCAAAGAGCTGCCGGTGCTGCCGCTGGCCTCCTCCCTGCGTCTGCAGGCTTACCGTTACGATATTAAAGGCCTGGTGCTCAGTCCGTTTGGTAACGCGTCCTTTGCCGGCGTCTCCCGTGAACAGCAAGAAGAGGTGAAAAAACCGTGATTATTTTTACCTTACGTCGGCTGCTGTTGCTGCTGATCACCCTCTTCTTTCTGACCTTTGTCGGCTTCAGTCTGAGCTATTTCACCCCCCATGCGCCGCTTCAGGGCGCTTCCCTGTGGAACGCATGGTGGTTCTGGTTTGAAGGCGTGCTGCACTGGGACTTCGGCGTCTCGAGCATTAACGGCCAGCCCATCGCCGAACAGCTGAAAGAGGTGTTCCCCGCCACCATGGAGTTATGCATCCTGGCGTTCGGCTTTGCGCTGGTAGTGGGGATCCCGGTCGGGATGCTCGCCGGGATCACCCGCAACAAGTGGCAGGATAAACTGATCAGCGCCATCGCCCTGCTCGGTTTTTCGGTTCCGGTGTTCTGGCTGGCGCTGCTGCTGACGCTCTTTTTCTCGCTGACGCTTGGCTGGCTGCCGGTCTCCGGGCGCTTCGACCTGCTGTATGCGGTGAAGACGGTTACCGGTTTTGCGATTATTGACGCCTGGCTCTCAGATTCGGTCTGGCGCCATGAGATGATTATCAGCGCCGTGCGCCACATGGTGTTGCCGGTGCTGGCGCTGGCCGTTGCGCCGACCACTGAGGTGATCCGCCTGATGCGCATCAGCACCATCGAGGTGTTCGATCAGAACTATGTCAAAGCCGCCGCCACGCGCGGGCTGTCGCGGCTGACGATTCTCCGCCGCCACGTCCTGCATAACGCCCTGCCGCCGGTGATCCCGCGTCTTGGCCTGCAGTTTTCCACCATGCTGACCCTGGCGATGATTACCGAGATGGTCTTTAGCTGGCCGGGTCTCGGACGCTGGCTGATCAACGCCATCCGCCAGCAGGACTACGCCGCGATCTCCGCTGGCGTGATGGTGATTGGCGCGCTGGTGATTATTGTTAACGTGATATCCGATATTTTGGGCGCTATGGCTAACCCGTTGAAACATAAGGAATGGTATGCCTTACGATAGCGTATACAGTGAAAAGCGCACGCCCGGAGCGTTGCGCACCGTGTGGCGTAATTTCTACGGCGACACCACGGCGATGATCGGCCTGTACGGCTGCGGCGGTCTGGTGCTGCTGTGCATCATGGGATCCTGGTTTGCTCCCTACGGCATCGACCAGCAGTTCCTTGGCTATCAGCTGTTGCCGCCCTCCTGGTCGCGTTACGGCGAGGTCTCCTTCTTCCTCGGCACCGATGACCTGGGGCGCGATGTCCTGAGCCGCCTGCTGAGCGGCGCGGCGCCCACGGTGGGCGGTGCCTTTATTGTCACCCTGGCGGCGACGCTGTGTGGTCTGGTGCTGGGCATTGTCGCCGGAGCAACCCACGGCCTGCGTTCGGCGGTGACGAACCATATTCTCGACACTCTGCTGTCAATCCCGTCGCTGCTGCTGGCAATCATCGTGGTGGCCTTCTCCGGGCCGCACCTGATCCACGCCATGTTTGCGGTGTGGCTGGCGCTGCTGCCGCGCATGGTGCGCTCGGTCTATAGCCTGGTTCACGATGAGCTGGAAAAAGAGTACGTGGTTGCCGCCCGTCTGGATGGCGCAACCACCTTAAATATTCTGTGGTTCGCGGTGCTGCCCAATATCGCTTCCGGGATGGTCACTGAGATCACCCGCGCCCTGTCGATGGCGATCCTCGATATCGCCGCGCTCGGGTTTCTCGATCTGGGCGCGCAGCTTCCTTCTCCGGAATGGGGAGCGATGCTGGGCGACGCGCTGGAATTGATCTACGTGGCTCCCTGGACGGTGATGCTGCCGGGCGCCGCGATTATGATTAGCGTACTGCTGGTAAACCTGCTTGGCGACGGCATTCGTCGCGCCATAGTGGCGGGGGGTGGAATAATGCCGTTACTGGATATTCGCAATCTGACGATTGAATTTAAAACCGGCGAAGGCTGGGTGAAAGCGGTTGACCGGGTCAGCATTACCTTGAGCGAAGGCGAGATCCGCGGCCTGGTTGGCGAGTCGGGTTCCGGCAAGAGCTTAATTGCCAAAGCCATTTGCGGCGTGGCGAAAGATAACTGGCGCGTCACTGCCGATCGCATGCGTTTTGATGATATCGATCTGCTGCGCCTCTCCGTCCGCGAGCGACGCAAGCTGGTGGGCCACAACGTGTCGATGATCTTTCAGGAGCCGCAGTCCTGTCTCGATCCGTCGGAGCGGGTAGGCAAACAGCTAATGCAGAACATACCCGCCTGGACCTATAAAGGCCGCTGGTGGCAGCGTTTTGGCTGGCGTAAACGCCGGGCCATTGAGCTGCTGCACCGGGTGGGGATCAAGGATCATAAAGATGCCATGCGCAGCTTCCCCTATGAACTGACCGACGGCGAGTGCCAGAAAGTGATGATCGCCATTGCGCTCGCCAACCAGCCGCGCCTGCTGATTGCCGACGAACCGACCAACGCGATGGAGCCCACCACCCAGGCGCAGATTTTCCGCCTGCTTACCCGGCTTAATCAGAACAATAACACCACCATTTTGCTGATCAGCCATGACCTGCAGATGCTGAGCAAATGGGCGGATAAGATTGACGTGATGTACTGCGGTCAGACCGTGGAAACCGCCGGCAGCGAGGAGCTGGTGACCATGCCGCATCACCCCTATACCCAGGCGCTGATCCGCGCCATCCCCGATTTTGGCAACTCCATGCCGCATAAAAGCCGTCTCAACACCCTGCCGGGGGCGATCCCGCTGCTGGAGCAGTTGCCGATCGGCTGTCGTCTGGGGCCGCGCTGCCCTTATGCACAGCGGAAATGCATTGAAACCCCGCGCCTTGCCGGGCCGAGAAACCATCTGTTTGCCTGCCATTTCCCGCTGAACATGGAGAAAGAGTGACATGGTCGAAACCCTGCTGGAAGTGCGCAACCTGAGTAAAACCTTTCGCTATCGCACTGGTTTGTTCCACCGCCAGACCGTCGAAGCGGTGAAACCGCTGAGCTTTACCCTGCGCGAAAAGCAGACCCTGGCGATTATCGGTGAAAACGGTTCGGGGAAATCGACGCTGGCAAAAATGCTGGCCGGGATGATCGAACCGTCCGATGGCGAAGTATTGATTGACGACCATCTGCTGAAGTTTGGCGATTACTCGTTCCGCAGTCAGCGGATCCGCATGATTTTTCAGGATCCCTCTACCTCGCTGAACCCGCGCCAGCGCATCTCGCAGATCCTCGATTTCCCGCTACGTCTGAATACCGATCTCGAGTTTGAGGCGCGACGTAAGCAGATTATTGAAACCCTGCGAATGGTCGGGCTGCTGCCGGATCACGTCAGTTACTATCCGCACATGCTGGCACCGGGGCAGAAACAGCGTCTCGGCCTTGCCCGCGCGCTGATCCTGCGGCCAAAAGTGATTATCGCTGACGAAGCGCTGGCCTCGCTGGATATGTCGATGCGTTCACAGTTAATCAACCTGATGCTGGAGTTGCAGGAGAAACAGGGTATCTCGTATATCTACGTGACCCAGCATCTGGGGATGATGAAGCACATCAGCGATCAGGTGATGGTGATGCATGAAGGTTCGGTGGTTGAGCGCGGCAGTACCGCGTCGGTACTGGCTTCGCCGCTTCACGATCTGACGAAACGCTTAATCGCCGGGCATTTTGGCGAAGCCTTAACCGCCGATGCGTGGCGCAAAGATCGCTGACCATCCCCTGTACAGAGTGGTCGGATTTCACTGTCTGTGACACATGCTATCATCGCCGCGTTTTAACGACGGCTGACCGTACAGCTGACAGCCGCCACAACAATGAATAAAAGGATTAGAGCTATGGGTTTTCTTTCCGGTAAGCGCATTCTGGTAACTGGCGTTGCCAGCAAACTGTCTATCGCATACGGTATCGCACAGGCGATGCATCGCGAAGGCGCTGAGCTGGCATTCACCTACCAGAACGACAAGCTGAAAGGCCGCGTAGAAGAGTTTGCCGCGCAGCTGGGTTCCAGCATTGTTCTGGAATGCGATGTTGCAGAAGATGAAAGCATTGATGGCATGTTCGCTGAGCTGGCAAAAACCTGGCCGAAATTTGACGGTTTCGTTCACTCAATCGGTTTTGCACCAGGCGATCAGCTGGATGGCGACTACGTGAATGCGGTCACCCGTGAAGGCTTCAAAATTGCTCACGACATCAGCTCCTACAGCTTTGTGGCGATGGCCAAATCCTGCCGCACCATGCTGAATCCGGGCTCAGCCCTGCTGACCCTCTCCTACCTGGGTGCTGAGCGCGCTATCCCGAACTACAACGTGATGGGTCTGGCGAAAGCCTCTCTGGAAGCTAACGTGCGCTATATGGCGAACGCCATGGGTCCTGAAGGCGTGCGCGTGAACGGGATCTCTGCGGGTCCAATCCGTACTCTGGCCGCTTCCGGCATCAAAGACTTCCGTAAAATGCTGGCGCACTGCGAAGCGGTGACCCCAATCCGTCGCACCGTCACCATCGAAGACGTAGGTAACTCCGCGGCGTTCCTCTGCTCTGACCTCTCTGCTGGCATCTCCGGCGAAGTGGTTCACGTTGACGGCGGTTTCAACATCGCTGCAATGAACGAGTTAGAAATCAAATAAGTTCGTCACCTTCCCGCTGCGGCGGGAAGGTTTGCCTGCTGTTCCGTCCCATTTTTCCCCTCGTTATTCCGTTCCGCTATTTGTTATCACCTAACAATATTTTTCCGCTTATCCGCCTTACGCCAGGATATTGATCGCCATTTTGAGATCAAGGAACGCACATGGAACAACGCCGTATTTCTGGCAAAGGCCACTGGTATCATGAGACCCAGTCCAGTAGCAGCCCGACGGAAGTCCTGCCTTTGGTTCCCGAAGCCGCACAGGTCGCGGATCGTTTTTTGCTGAACCTCACTTTACCGGCATCGCTGCTGGCGGCCTGTGAGCGCTGGTTAACCCCGGCCCGGGCGCTGTGTGACCTCTTTTTCCCGCGCGCCGTGCCGGTCAATCGCCTGCGCACGCTGAGCGCGTATGACCGCTTCAGCACCGCGCTGACGGTGGCCCAGGTGTGCGGCGTGCAGCGTCTGTGTAATCACTACGCCGCCCTGCTCGCCCCGCTCCCCGGTCCTGACTCCTCCCGTGAAAGTAATCGCCGCCTCGCCCAGATCACCCAGTATGCCCGGCAGCTTGCCAGCTCACCCGACGTGATCGACAGCAAAGCACAGCAGGAACTCGATGAGGTGGGCCTGACGGTGTATGACATCGTGACCATCAATCAGATTATCGGCTTCGTCGGCTTTCAGGCGCGGGTGGTGGCGGTGTTCCAGGCTCTGCTCGGACACCCTGTCCGCTGGCTGCCCGGGCACCACATCCCGCCGCACGCCCTGATTGATGACAGTGCACTGAATAGGGACGCCTGGGAGCCTGTGGTGCCGGGCGTTGAGCAACGGAACGCCAGCGCGCAACAGCTGGCGTCGCTTGAGCGCTGGCAGACCGAGCCGCTCTTGCAGCAGCTCACGCCGGTGCTGTGCCATGAGCCGGCGATCCTCGATTACACCGGCGAAATCCTGGTTAGCGGGATCCATGCCGCGCAGCAAGTCGATATACCGGATGAGGCGGTGAGGCGCGCCGTAGAACAGCTTACGCGCTCCCCGGATCGGTTCAGTGCCGCGCAGTTTACCCCATTGACCGACGAGGGGCTTCCTCCGGCTCAGGCTATCAACCTGCTGACCTGGAGCGCTTTTTGCGGCTGGTTGAACCGTCTGAAAATCGCCATTGGCAGAGGCGAATAACCATACTAATTACCTAAAGAGCGCTTGCTGTAGCAGTGAGATTCGCGTAAAACTGTCAGCCGCTCAATGGCTACGAAAATAGATCACTATGCTCCAGGACAACCCGCTGCTAGCGCAGCTTAAACAGCAACTGCATTCCCAGACGCCACGTGCTGAAGGGGTCGTAAAAGCCACGGAAAAAGGCTTTGGCTTCCTTGAAGTCGATGCACAGAAAAGTTACTTCATTCCGCCTCCGCAGATGAAGAAAGTGATGCACGGCGATCGTATTACCGCCGTGATCCATAGCGAAAAGGATCGTGAGTCTGCCGAGCCTGAAGCGTTGATCGAACCGTTCCTGACCCGCTTTGTGGGGAAGGTACTCCGTAAAGATGACCGCCTCTCCATCATCCCGGACCATCCCCTGCTGAAGGATGCCATCCCTTGCCGCGCCGAGCGCGGCGTTGCGCATGATTTTAAAGAAGGTGACTGGGCCGTGGCTGAAATGCGCCGTCACCCGCTGAAGGGCGACCGCGGTTTTTATGCCGAGCTGACCCAGTTCATTACCTTTGGCGACGACCATTTCGTGCCATGGTGGGTTACCCTGGCACGCCATAATCTGGAAAAAGAAGCGCCAGAAGGCGTGGCGACGGAGATGCTGGACGAAGGTCTGGAACGTCGCGATCTTACCGCCCTCAATTTTGTCACCATCGACAGCGCCAGCACCGAAGATATGGACGATGCGCTGTATGTGGAAGAACAGGCTGACGGGAAACTGCTGTTAACCGTGGCGATTGCCGATCCAACGGCCTGGATCGCTGAAGGCACCCCGCTGGATGAGTCTGCCAAAATCCGCGCCTTCACCAACTATCTGCCGGGCTTCAACATCCCGATGCTGCCGCGCGAACTCTCTGACGACTTGTGCTCGCTGCGCGCCAATGAAGTGCGCCCGGTTCTCGCCTGCCGCATGACCATTGCTGCCGATGGCACCATCGAAGAGAACATCGAATTCTTTGCCGCGACCATCGAGTCGAAAGCCAAGCTGGTGTATGACGAGGTGTCTGACTGGCTGGAAAACAGCGGTAGCTGGCAGCCTGCTAGTGACGCCATCGCCGAACAGATCCGTCTGTTGCAGCGCGTCTGTCTGAGCCGCAGCGAGTGGCGTAAGACCCACGCGCTGGTGTTCAAGGATCGCCCTGACTATCGCTTTATTCTCGGTGAAAAAGGCGAAGTGCTGGATATCGTTGCTGAACCGCGTCGTATCGCTAACCGCATTGTTGAAGAGTCGATGATTGCGGCGAACATCTGTGCGGCTCGCGTCCTGCGCGACCAGCTCGGTTTCGGTATCTATAACGTGCACACCGGCTTCGATCCGGCCAACAGCGAAGCGCTGGCTGCCCTGTTGAAGACCCACGACGTGCACGTCGATCCGCAGGAGGTCCTGACGCTGAACGGCTTCTGTAAGCTGCGTCGTGAGCTGGATGCGCAGCCGTCCGGTTTCCTCGACAGCCGCATTCGCCGTTTCCAGTCTTTCGCGGAGATCAGCACCGAACCGGGCCCGCACTTTGGCCTGGGTCTGGAAGCCTATGCGACCTGGACATCCCCGATCCGTAAGTATGGCGATATGGTAAACCACCGTCTGCTGAAAGCGATCGTCAAGGGTGAGACCATCGCCCGTCCGCAGGACGAGACCACCGTGCAGATGGCAGAGCGTCGTCGTCTTAACCGCATGGCAGAACGCGATGTGGGTGACTGGCTGTATGCCCGCTTCCTGAAAGACAAAGCCGGGACTGACACCCGTTTTGCGGCGGAGATCATTGATATCAGCCGTGGCGGCATGCGTGTTCGTCTGGTGGATAACGGCGCCGTGGCTTTTATTCCGGCTCCGTTCCTGCATGCCGTGCGTGATGAACTGGTCTGCAGCCAGGAGAACGGCACCGTTCAGATCAAAGGTGAAGTGGCCTTTAAAGTGACCGAAGTTATCGACGTTACTATCGCTGAAGTGCGCATGGAAACACGCAGCGTTATCGCCCGCCCTGCCGTCTGATTGTCACCTGCTAAAAAGTCGGATTCACCCTCCCGGGTGATCCGACTTTTTTTATTACTGCTAAAACCCCATTCACATCATTTTTCCTTACCTTTTCCTCCCACAAATTGCAAAAAGCGATCACAATTATTAGCGGCGGGCGTGTTCACGTCGTACTGCGTTACAGGAATATTGATTCGCCTGTATCCTTTTTCGCCATTCTCGTTCTAATATAAGAATACCGGGAAAAAACAATAAGTTTAGCTCGGGATCACCGCCGTTTTAGCGCGATTAAACCGACTGGAAATGCATAATCTATGCAATTAAGTGCGCCTGGGAGAGAGCATGATTGACGATCTGGAGCAAAATTTGCTGTTTCGTTACATGGGCACCCACAGTCCCTGGTGGCGGCTGACGGCGGACAGCAATGCTCTCCATCTTGCGGCCAGTGAAAGTGCCGATACGACGCAAGTTGTAGCACTCTCCGATGAACAGGCCAGTCATATTCGCCAGATGACGGTGATTACCTCCAGCATAACCATGACGCTCTCCCTGTACGGTACCGAGGTACCCGTGCATCTGGTGGGCCGCAAAATAAATAAAAAAGAGTGGGCCGGGACCGCCTCCGCCTGGCACGACACCTCCGCCGTCGCCCGCGATCTGGCGCAGGGTCTCTCCTTTGCCGAGCAGGTGGTCTCTGAAGCCAACTCGGTCATCGTCATCCTCGACCGGCACGGCAATATTCAACGCTTCAACCGCCTGAGCGAAGAATACACCGGCATGAAAGAGCACGAGGTCATCGGCCAGAACGTTTTCAAGCTATTCATGAGCCGCAGCGAAGCCGCCGCCTCCCGCCGTAATATCAGCGGTTTTTTCCGGGACGGTAGCTCCTACGAAGTGGAGCGCTGGATCAAAACCCGCAAGGGGCAACGCCTGTTCCTGTTTCGTAATAAATTTGTGCACAGCGGCAGCGGCAAAAATGAAATTTTCCTTATCTGTTCCGGTACGGATATTACCGAAGAGCGCCGCGCCCAGGAGCGGCTCCGGGTGCTCGCCAATACCGATACCATCACCGGCCTGCCAAACCGCAATGCCATCCACGACCTTATCAGCGAAGCGATAGATACGCGCGGCGACACCCAGGTGGGCGTGGTCTATCTCGACCTCGATAATTTCAAAAAGGTGAATGACGCCTACGGACATATGTTTGGCGATCAGCTTTTACAGGCGGTGGCGCTGGCGATCCTCAGTTGCCTGGAAGATGGCCAGGTGCTGGCCCGTCTGGGCGGAGATGAGTTCATCGTGCTGGCCACCGGCACCTCGCAGGGCGCGCTGGAGGCGATGGCCTCGCGGATCCTGACCCGGCTGCGCCAGCCCTTCCGGATAGGTTTAATTGAAGTCTATACCGGCTGTTCTCTGGGGATCTCCCTCGCCCCCCAGCACGGGACCGATCGCGAAAGCGTGATCCGCAATGCCGATACCGCTATGTATACCGCCAAAGAGAACGGGCGCGGCACATTCTGCGTCTTCTCGCCGGAGATGAATCAGCGCGTCTTTGAATACCTCTGGCTGGACACCAACCTGCGCAAGGCGCTGGATAACGACCAGCTGGTGATCCACTACCAGCCGAAAATTACCTGGCGGGGCGAGGTTAAAACCCTCGAAGCGCTGGTGCGCTGGCAGTCACCGGAGCGCGGGCTGATCCCGCCGCTGGAGTTTATCTCCTATGCCGAAGAGTCAGGGCTCATCGTGCCGCTGGGCCGTTGGGTCATGCTGGATGTGGTGCGCCAGATCGCCAAATGGCGCGATAAAGGCATTAATCTGCGCGTGGCGGTCAACGTTTCGGCCCGCCAACTGGCGGATCAGACCATCTTCAGCGATCTGAAACAGGCGCTGAAGGATCTCAATTTTGAGTACTGCCCGGTTGACGTGGAGCTGACGGAAAGCTGCCTGATTGAGAACGAAGAGCTGGCACTGTCGGTCATCCAGCAGTTCAGCAAGCTGGGGGCGCAGATCCATCTTGATGACTTCGGTACCGGTTATTCGTCGCTGTCGCAGCTGGCTCGTTTCCCTATCGACGCCATTAAGCTCGATCAGGCTTTTGTCCGGGATATTCATAAGCAGTCGGTGTCGCAGTCATTGGTGCGCGCGATTGTTGCCGTCGCCCAGGCGCTGAATTTGCAGGTGATTGCTGAAGGGGTAGAGAGCGCAAAAGAAGACGCCTTTCTGACAAAGAATGGCGTCAACGAACGACAGGGTTTTCTCTTTGCTAAGCCCATGCCCGCTGTCGCATTCGAGCGATGGTTTAAACGTTATCAGTCACGCAACGCGCGTTAGCTGGCTTTACGCAGGCCTGATGCGGTGTGGCGATCCTG
This Leclercia sp. S52 DNA region includes the following protein-coding sequences:
- the sapB gene encoding putrescine export ABC transporter permease SapB, which gives rise to MIIFTLRRLLLLLITLFFLTFVGFSLSYFTPHAPLQGASLWNAWWFWFEGVLHWDFGVSSINGQPIAEQLKEVFPATMELCILAFGFALVVGIPVGMLAGITRNKWQDKLISAIALLGFSVPVFWLALLLTLFFSLTLGWLPVSGRFDLLYAVKTVTGFAIIDAWLSDSVWRHEMIISAVRHMVLPVLALAVAPTTEVIRLMRISTIEVFDQNYVKAAATRGLSRLTILRRHVLHNALPPVIPRLGLQFSTMLTLAMITEMVFSWPGLGRWLINAIRQQDYAAISAGVMVIGALVIIVNVISDILGAMANPLKHKEWYALR
- the fabI gene encoding enoyl-ACP reductase FabI, translating into MGFLSGKRILVTGVASKLSIAYGIAQAMHREGAELAFTYQNDKLKGRVEEFAAQLGSSIVLECDVAEDESIDGMFAELAKTWPKFDGFVHSIGFAPGDQLDGDYVNAVTREGFKIAHDISSYSFVAMAKSCRTMLNPGSALLTLSYLGAERAIPNYNVMGLAKASLEANVRYMANAMGPEGVRVNGISAGPIRTLAASGIKDFRKMLAHCEAVTPIRRTVTIEDVGNSAAFLCSDLSAGISGEVVHVDGGFNIAAMNELEIK
- the sapF gene encoding putrescine export ABC transporter ATP-binding protein SapF, which produces MVETLLEVRNLSKTFRYRTGLFHRQTVEAVKPLSFTLREKQTLAIIGENGSGKSTLAKMLAGMIEPSDGEVLIDDHLLKFGDYSFRSQRIRMIFQDPSTSLNPRQRISQILDFPLRLNTDLEFEARRKQIIETLRMVGLLPDHVSYYPHMLAPGQKQRLGLARALILRPKVIIADEALASLDMSMRSQLINLMLELQEKQGISYIYVTQHLGMMKHISDQVMVMHEGSVVERGSTASVLASPLHDLTKRLIAGHFGEALTADAWRKDR
- a CDS encoding exoribonuclease II, translated to MLQDNPLLAQLKQQLHSQTPRAEGVVKATEKGFGFLEVDAQKSYFIPPPQMKKVMHGDRITAVIHSEKDRESAEPEALIEPFLTRFVGKVLRKDDRLSIIPDHPLLKDAIPCRAERGVAHDFKEGDWAVAEMRRHPLKGDRGFYAELTQFITFGDDHFVPWWVTLARHNLEKEAPEGVATEMLDEGLERRDLTALNFVTIDSASTEDMDDALYVEEQADGKLLLTVAIADPTAWIAEGTPLDESAKIRAFTNYLPGFNIPMLPRELSDDLCSLRANEVRPVLACRMTIAADGTIEENIEFFAATIESKAKLVYDEVSDWLENSGSWQPASDAIAEQIRLLQRVCLSRSEWRKTHALVFKDRPDYRFILGEKGEVLDIVAEPRRIANRIVEESMIAANICAARVLRDQLGFGIYNVHTGFDPANSEALAALLKTHDVHVDPQEVLTLNGFCKLRRELDAQPSGFLDSRIRRFQSFAEISTEPGPHFGLGLEAYATWTSPIRKYGDMVNHRLLKAIVKGETIARPQDETTVQMAERRRLNRMAERDVGDWLYARFLKDKAGTDTRFAAEIIDISRGGMRVRLVDNGAVAFIPAPFLHAVRDELVCSQENGTVQIKGEVAFKVTEVIDVTIAEVRMETRSVIARPAV
- the sapA gene encoding ABC transporter substrate-binding protein SapA, giving the protein MRLVFSSLIALGLLSSQAFAAPTPADRADIRDSGFVYCVSGQVNTFNPQKASSGLIVDTLAAQLYDRLLDVDPYTYRLVPELAESWEVLDNGATYRFRLRDDVNFQTTPWFKPTRKLNADDVVFTFQRIFNRDHAWHYVNGGSFPYFDSLQFADTVKNVRKLDNRTVEFTLARPDASFLWHLATHYASVMSSEYATQLTLQDKQELMDRQPVGTGPFQIAEYRAGQYVRLQRHEKFWRGKPLMPQVVVDLGSGGTGRLSKLLTGECDVLAWPAASQLTILRDDPRLRLTLRPGMNIAYLAFNTNKPPLNNPAVRHALALAINNQRLMQSIYYGTAETAASILPRASWAYDSEAKITEYNPDKSREQLKALGAENLTLQLWVPTSSQAWNPSPLKTAELLQADLAQVGVKVVIIPVEGRFQEARLMDMNHDLTLAGWATDSNDPDSFFRPLLSCAAIDSQTNYAHWCHREFDDILRKALSTQQLAARIDAYDEAQVILAKELPVLPLASSLRLQAYRYDIKGLVLSPFGNASFAGVSREQQEEVKKP
- a CDS encoding CMD domain-containing protein, encoding MEQRRISGKGHWYHETQSSSSPTEVLPLVPEAAQVADRFLLNLTLPASLLAACERWLTPARALCDLFFPRAVPVNRLRTLSAYDRFSTALTVAQVCGVQRLCNHYAALLAPLPGPDSSRESNRRLAQITQYARQLASSPDVIDSKAQQELDEVGLTVYDIVTINQIIGFVGFQARVVAVFQALLGHPVRWLPGHHIPPHALIDDSALNRDAWEPVVPGVEQRNASAQQLASLERWQTEPLLQQLTPVLCHEPAILDYTGEILVSGIHAAQQVDIPDEAVRRAVEQLTRSPDRFSAAQFTPLTDEGLPPAQAINLLTWSAFCGWLNRLKIAIGRGE
- the sapD gene encoding putrescine export ABC transporter ATP-binding protein SapD, which encodes MPLLDIRNLTIEFKTGEGWVKAVDRVSITLSEGEIRGLVGESGSGKSLIAKAICGVAKDNWRVTADRMRFDDIDLLRLSVRERRKLVGHNVSMIFQEPQSCLDPSERVGKQLMQNIPAWTYKGRWWQRFGWRKRRAIELLHRVGIKDHKDAMRSFPYELTDGECQKVMIAIALANQPRLLIADEPTNAMEPTTQAQIFRLLTRLNQNNNTTILLISHDLQMLSKWADKIDVMYCGQTVETAGSEELVTMPHHPYTQALIRAIPDFGNSMPHKSRLNTLPGAIPLLEQLPIGCRLGPRCPYAQRKCIETPRLAGPRNHLFACHFPLNMEKE
- the pspF gene encoding phage shock protein operon transcriptional activator; its protein translation is MAEFKDTLLGEANSFLEVLEQVSRLAPLNKPVLIIGERGTGKELIANRLHYLSGRWDGPFISLNCAALNENLLDTELFGHEAGAFTGAQRRHPGRFERADGGTLFLDELATAPMLVQEKLLRVIEYGELERVGGSQPLQVNVRLVCATNANLPEMVEQERFRADLLDRLAFDVVNLPPLRERRSDIMLLAEQFAIQMCRELGLPLFPGFSQHARETLLDYRWPGNIRELKNVVERSVYRHGSSDTELDEIVIDPFNRPIQSPVERPRAAASPSLPLDLRQFQQEQEKQLLEQSLREAKFNQKRAAELLGLTYHQLRALLKKHQLR